The Micromonospora sediminicola genome contains a region encoding:
- a CDS encoding SigB/SigF/SigG family RNA polymerase sigma factor, with product MTAHTISAPATSAPAGSAKLDPRALTDSAADLLAAMAALPANHPSRPALRDRAIEAWLPLANHLAHRYSGRGEPNDDLAQTAAIGLIKAIDKFDPSRGVDFAGYAIPTIIGELKRHFRDRTWDIRVPRRLQELRLAISDANSTLLQTLGRSPTVTDIAAHLKLTEEEVLEGLEGARAYNAVSLSTPTGDGERATELGDLLGGEDGEFELAEMRVALGPALATLDQREQKILTLRFYGNLTQSQIAEQIGVSQMHVSRLLARALTKLRGQLDGTY from the coding sequence ATGACCGCCCACACGATCAGTGCTCCGGCGACATCCGCGCCGGCCGGCTCCGCGAAGCTCGACCCCCGTGCGCTCACCGACAGCGCCGCCGACCTGCTCGCCGCGATGGCCGCGCTGCCCGCGAACCACCCGTCGCGACCGGCCCTGCGCGACCGCGCCATCGAGGCCTGGCTGCCGCTGGCCAACCACCTCGCCCACCGCTACAGCGGGCGGGGCGAGCCCAACGACGACCTGGCGCAGACCGCCGCGATCGGCCTGATCAAGGCGATCGACAAGTTCGACCCGTCCCGCGGCGTCGACTTCGCCGGTTACGCCATCCCGACCATCATCGGCGAGCTGAAGCGGCACTTCCGCGACCGCACCTGGGACATCCGGGTGCCGCGCCGGCTCCAGGAGCTGCGGTTGGCGATCTCCGACGCCAACAGCACGCTGCTGCAGACCCTCGGCCGCTCGCCCACGGTCACCGACATCGCCGCCCACCTCAAGCTCACCGAGGAAGAGGTGCTGGAGGGCCTGGAGGGCGCCCGCGCCTACAACGCGGTGTCGCTGTCCACCCCGACCGGGGACGGCGAGCGCGCCACCGAGCTGGGCGACCTGCTCGGCGGCGAGGACGGCGAGTTCGAGCTGGCCGAGATGCGGGTCGCCCTCGGCCCGGCGTTGGCCACCCTCGACCAGCGCGAGCAGAAGATCCTCACGCTGCGCTTCTACGGCAACCTGACCCAGTCGCAGATCGCCGAGCAGATCGGCGTCTCGCAGATGCACGTGTCCCGGCTGCTGGCCCGGGCGCTGACCAAGCTGCGCGGGCAGCTCGACGGAACGTACTAG
- the hrpB gene encoding ATP-dependent helicase HrpB has translation MLADVPLDLPVRPVLPALVEALRERGAGVLVAPPGTGKTTTAPLAVADAVAGRVVIAQPRRVAARAAAHRMAALLGERVGDRIGYAVRGERRGGPRTRVEVVTTGLLVRRLHHDPELPGVGAVLLDECHERQLDADLALAFTVEARATLRPDLWLLAMSATPRADRFAALLGGDAPAPVVRARAALHPVERVWAPPPRPVTPPGAGRVDPMLLDHVAATVRRALRERDGDVLVFLPGAGEIAAVAGRLGGLPDTVVLPLHGRLPGSAQDAALAPAPDRRRVVLSTAVAESSLTVPGVRVVVDAGLSRVPRTDLARGLGALVTVPVSRAAATQRAGRAGREAPGAVYRCWSEATHARLAPQPEPEIATADLTGFALELAAWGAPDGTGLALPDPPPPAALTVARETLTTLGAVDADGRITARGRAVAAVGTHPRLARALLDGASRVGADRAAEVVAVLAEETLGGAGDDLPARWRRLRAGADPAATARWRTEVRRLRAALPAGGPQRERLPDDLAAGLLAGLAYPERLARARRAGGTAYLMAGGTAAELAAGSGLTGSSWLAVAVADRSPGAPTARVRLAAPIDEATAREAGAGLLRTDREVVWSAGDVVAREVVRLGAVELVERPLTAPDPELVTAAVRDGLRQEGLDLLGWSPEATALRRRLAFCRSALGDDWPDVSDVALLDAAPLWLGPELGRVRRRGDLVRVDVAAALRRLLDWRQAARLDELAPERLPVPSGSRIRVDYTDPAAPVLAVKLQETFGWRDAPRIADGRVPVLLHLLSPAGRPVAVTADLASFWRTGYPQVRAELRGRYPRHPWPEDPTTAEPTRRASPRRR, from the coding sequence GTGCTCGCCGACGTACCGCTCGACCTGCCGGTCCGACCGGTGCTGCCGGCGTTGGTCGAGGCGCTACGGGAGCGGGGCGCCGGCGTCCTGGTCGCGCCGCCGGGCACCGGCAAGACCACCACCGCGCCGCTCGCGGTCGCGGACGCGGTCGCCGGTCGGGTGGTGATCGCGCAACCCCGGCGGGTGGCCGCGCGCGCCGCCGCGCACCGGATGGCCGCGCTGCTCGGCGAGCGGGTCGGCGACCGGATCGGCTACGCCGTGCGCGGCGAGCGCCGGGGCGGCCCGCGTACCCGGGTCGAGGTCGTCACCACCGGCCTGCTGGTACGCCGGCTCCACCACGACCCGGAGCTGCCGGGGGTGGGCGCGGTGCTGCTCGACGAGTGCCACGAGCGGCAGCTCGACGCCGACCTGGCGCTGGCGTTCACCGTGGAGGCCCGGGCCACGCTCCGCCCCGACCTCTGGCTCCTCGCGATGTCGGCGACGCCGCGGGCCGACCGGTTCGCGGCACTGCTCGGCGGGGACGCCCCCGCGCCCGTGGTACGGGCGCGGGCCGCGCTGCACCCGGTGGAACGGGTCTGGGCGCCGCCGCCGCGTCCGGTGACCCCGCCCGGCGCCGGCCGGGTGGACCCGATGCTGCTGGACCACGTGGCCGCCACGGTCCGCCGGGCGTTACGCGAGCGGGACGGCGACGTGCTGGTCTTCCTGCCCGGCGCGGGCGAGATCGCGGCGGTCGCGGGCCGGCTGGGCGGCCTGCCCGACACCGTCGTCCTGCCACTGCACGGCCGGCTGCCCGGATCCGCCCAGGACGCCGCGCTCGCCCCGGCCCCGGACCGCCGCCGGGTGGTGCTGTCCACCGCGGTGGCGGAGAGCAGCCTGACCGTGCCCGGGGTACGGGTGGTGGTGGACGCCGGGCTGAGCCGGGTGCCCCGCACCGATCTGGCCCGTGGGCTGGGCGCGCTGGTCACCGTGCCGGTGTCCCGGGCGGCCGCCACCCAGCGTGCCGGACGGGCCGGGCGGGAGGCACCGGGCGCGGTCTACCGCTGCTGGTCGGAGGCGACGCACGCCCGGCTCGCCCCGCAGCCGGAGCCGGAGATCGCCACCGCCGACCTGACCGGGTTCGCGCTGGAGCTGGCAGCCTGGGGCGCGCCGGACGGCACCGGTCTGGCGCTGCCCGACCCCCCGCCGCCGGCCGCGCTCACCGTGGCGCGGGAGACGCTGACCACGCTCGGCGCGGTGGACGCCGACGGCCGGATCACCGCGCGGGGCCGGGCGGTCGCGGCGGTCGGCACCCATCCCCGGCTGGCGCGGGCGCTGCTGGACGGCGCGTCCCGGGTCGGCGCGGACCGGGCCGCCGAGGTGGTGGCGGTGCTCGCCGAGGAGACCCTGGGCGGCGCGGGTGACGACCTGCCGGCCCGGTGGCGCCGGCTGCGCGCCGGCGCGGACCCGGCCGCCACCGCCCGCTGGCGGACCGAGGTACGCCGGCTGCGCGCCGCCCTGCCCGCCGGCGGTCCGCAACGCGAACGGCTGCCCGACGATCTGGCCGCGGGGCTGCTGGCCGGTCTGGCGTACCCGGAACGGCTGGCCCGGGCGCGGCGGGCCGGCGGGACCGCGTACCTGATGGCCGGCGGGACCGCCGCGGAGCTGGCGGCCGGGTCGGGGCTGACCGGGTCGTCGTGGCTCGCCGTCGCGGTGGCCGACCGCTCCCCCGGCGCGCCGACCGCGCGGGTACGGCTGGCCGCGCCGATCGACGAGGCGACCGCGCGGGAGGCCGGCGCGGGGCTGCTGCGCACCGACCGGGAGGTCGTCTGGTCCGCCGGGGACGTGGTGGCCCGGGAGGTCGTCCGCCTCGGCGCCGTCGAGCTGGTCGAGCGGCCGCTGACCGCGCCGGACCCGGAGCTGGTCACCGCGGCGGTGCGCGACGGCCTGCGGCAGGAGGGCCTCGACCTGCTCGGCTGGTCGCCCGAGGCGACGGCGCTGCGCCGCCGGCTGGCCTTCTGCCGGTCGGCGCTCGGCGACGACTGGCCGGACGTCTCCGACGTCGCGCTGCTCGACGCCGCGCCGCTCTGGCTCGGGCCGGAACTGGGCCGGGTCCGCCGCCGGGGCGACCTCGTGCGGGTCGACGTGGCGGCGGCGCTGCGTCGGCTGCTCGACTGGCGTCAGGCGGCCCGGCTGGACGAGCTGGCGCCGGAACGGCTGCCGGTGCCCAGCGGCTCGCGGATCCGGGTCGACTACACCGATCCGGCCGCCCCGGTGCTGGCGGTGAAGCTGCAGGAGACGTTCGGCTGGCGGGACGCGCCCCGGATCGCCGACGGCCGGGTGCCGGTGCTGCTGCACCTGCTCTCCCCCGCCGGGCGGCCGGTGGCGGTCACCGCGGACCTGGCCTCGTTCTGGCGGACCGGGTATCCGCAGGTGCGGGCGGAACTGCGCGGACGCTACCCGCGTCACCCGTGGCCGGAGGACCCGACCACGGCGGAGCCGACCCGGCGGGCCAGCCCGCGCCGGCGCTAG
- a CDS encoding PP2C family protein-serine/threonine phosphatase — MTLKLRSVGASDRGLIRSGNQDAQHAGAWLVAVADGMGGMAAGDLASRIAIDAIAPLDVETPEDALVAALQGAIERATEGIRRAVEEDPERQGMGTTLTALLFARTGSCLALAHVGDSRAYLFREGVLKQVTRDDTFVQMLVDQGVITAEQASSHPRRAVVTQALQGDQVSPTYATMVPRAGDRWLLCSDGLSNVVRADTLTEVLGEGLDRDACAARLIDLALRAGGPDNITVVIADVVEE; from the coding sequence ATGACCCTGAAGCTTCGTTCCGTCGGAGCGAGCGACCGTGGGCTGATCCGCAGCGGCAACCAGGACGCGCAGCACGCGGGCGCCTGGCTGGTCGCTGTCGCCGACGGCATGGGCGGCATGGCGGCCGGCGACCTGGCCAGCCGCATCGCGATCGACGCGATCGCCCCGCTGGACGTGGAGACGCCGGAGGACGCGCTGGTCGCCGCGCTCCAGGGGGCCATCGAACGGGCCACCGAGGGGATCCGCCGGGCCGTCGAGGAGGACCCGGAGCGTCAGGGCATGGGCACCACGCTGACCGCGCTGCTGTTCGCCCGCACCGGTAGCTGCCTGGCGCTGGCGCACGTCGGTGACTCCCGGGCCTACCTGTTCCGCGAGGGCGTGCTCAAGCAGGTCACCCGCGACGACACGTTCGTGCAGATGCTCGTCGACCAGGGTGTGATCACCGCCGAGCAGGCGAGCAGCCACCCCCGGCGCGCCGTGGTGACCCAGGCGTTGCAGGGCGACCAGGTCTCCCCGACGTACGCGACCATGGTGCCCCGAGCCGGCGACCGCTGGCTGCTGTGCAGCGACGGCCTCTCCAACGTGGTTCGCGCCGACACGCTCACCGAGGTGCTCGGCGAGGGCCTGGACCGGGACGCCTGCGCGGCCCGGCTCATCGACCTCGCGCTGCGCGCCGGCGGTCCGGACAACATCACCGTGGTGATCGCCGACGTCGTCGAGGAGTGA
- a CDS encoding glycoside hydrolase family 9 protein — translation MTRSRRRLVALAAATTLALAATAGPASAEVPPDAPEQLRNGDFSAGVSPWFSYGTGDLAVTDGRLCTTVAAGTANPWDAGIGQDAVPLISGAEYELSFDVSATPGAAVKAVLQLGSAPYTTYASVDATATGTARHVTTTFTSPADNAGAQLIFQIGGSAQAQTFCLDNVSLRGGEAAPPYEPDTGPRVRVNQVGYLPGGPKHATVVTEATGALPWQLRSAGGAVVASGETTPRGTDAASAQNVQTVDFSAYRTPGTGYTLTVDGETSHPFDISGTLYDRLRADSLQFFYAQRSGIAIDGDLIGAEYARPAGHLDVAPNQGDTDVPCQPGVCDYTLDVRGGWYDAGDHGKYVVNGGIATYQLLNAFERTKTAETADGGAALGDATLRVPERGNAVPDVLDEARWELDFLLRMQVPAGKPLAGMVHHKIHDKNWTGLPLAPQDDPQPRELHPPSTAATLNLAAVAAQCARLFAPYDATYAARCATAAKTAYAAAKAHPAIYASASDGTGGGAYDDTNVTDEFYWAAVELWLSTGDKAYLADVTASPLHTADVFTPNGAFGWQSVAALGRLELATVPNTLPAAEKTRIRASVTAAADRYLAALADQAYGLPLPGTADAYVWGSNSNVVNNAIVLATAFDLSRDAKYRDGAVQSADYLFGRNALNMSYVTGWGEQNAHNQHSRIFANQLNPDLPNPPAGSLAGGPNAALQDPYAANLLAGCAPMFCYVDDINSYATNEVAINWNSALAWLASFLADQGDASAVPAPTCAVTYSTHGSWPSGFTTQVTVRNTGTTAVNGWTLRWAFTGGQKVSHAWSAEVAQTGATVTAKNLSWNGKLAPGASTTFGLNGTGSATPNPDPTLVTLNGRACTVS, via the coding sequence GTGACCCGATCCCGTCGTCGGCTGGTCGCGCTCGCCGCGGCCACCACCCTGGCGCTCGCCGCCACCGCCGGCCCGGCCTCCGCCGAGGTGCCGCCGGACGCCCCCGAACAACTGCGCAACGGCGACTTCAGCGCCGGCGTGTCCCCCTGGTTCTCCTACGGCACCGGCGACCTGGCGGTCACCGACGGCCGGCTCTGCACCACCGTCGCCGCCGGCACGGCCAACCCCTGGGACGCCGGCATCGGCCAGGACGCGGTGCCGCTGATCTCCGGCGCCGAGTACGAGCTGTCCTTCGACGTCTCCGCGACCCCCGGCGCGGCCGTCAAGGCGGTGCTCCAGCTCGGCAGCGCCCCCTACACCACGTACGCCAGCGTCGACGCCACCGCCACCGGCACCGCGCGGCACGTCACCACCACCTTCACCTCCCCCGCCGACAACGCCGGCGCCCAGCTCATCTTCCAGATCGGCGGCAGCGCGCAGGCGCAGACGTTCTGCCTCGACAACGTCTCGCTGCGTGGCGGCGAGGCGGCCCCGCCGTACGAGCCGGACACCGGGCCGCGGGTCCGGGTGAACCAGGTCGGCTACCTGCCCGGCGGGCCGAAGCACGCCACCGTGGTCACCGAGGCCACCGGGGCGCTTCCCTGGCAGCTGAGGTCGGCCGGCGGTGCGGTGGTGGCCAGCGGCGAGACCACGCCGCGCGGCACCGACGCCGCCTCGGCGCAGAACGTGCAGACCGTCGACTTCTCCGCGTACCGCACGCCGGGCACCGGCTACACGCTCACCGTCGACGGCGAGACCAGCCACCCGTTCGACATCTCCGGCACGCTCTACGACCGGCTGCGCGCCGACTCGCTCCAGTTCTTCTACGCCCAGCGCAGCGGCATCGCGATCGACGGCGACCTGATCGGCGCCGAGTACGCCCGCCCCGCCGGCCACCTCGACGTCGCGCCCAACCAGGGCGACACCGACGTGCCCTGCCAGCCCGGCGTCTGCGACTACACGCTGGACGTGCGCGGCGGCTGGTACGACGCCGGCGACCACGGCAAGTACGTGGTCAACGGCGGCATCGCCACCTACCAGCTGCTCAACGCGTTCGAGCGGACCAAGACCGCGGAGACCGCCGACGGCGGCGCGGCCCTCGGTGACGCCACGCTGCGGGTGCCCGAGCGGGGCAACGCCGTGCCGGACGTGCTCGACGAGGCCCGCTGGGAGCTCGACTTCCTGCTGCGCATGCAGGTGCCGGCCGGCAAGCCGCTGGCCGGGATGGTGCACCACAAGATCCACGACAAGAACTGGACCGGCCTGCCGCTGGCCCCGCAGGACGACCCGCAGCCGCGCGAGCTGCACCCGCCGTCCACCGCCGCCACGCTCAACCTGGCCGCCGTGGCCGCGCAGTGCGCCCGGCTGTTCGCCCCGTACGACGCCACCTACGCGGCCCGCTGCGCCACGGCCGCGAAGACCGCGTACGCGGCGGCGAAGGCGCACCCGGCGATCTACGCCTCGGCCAGCGACGGCACCGGCGGCGGCGCGTACGACGACACGAACGTCACCGACGAGTTCTACTGGGCCGCGGTCGAGCTGTGGCTGAGCACCGGCGACAAGGCGTACCTGGCCGACGTCACCGCCTCGCCGCTGCACACCGCCGACGTCTTCACCCCGAACGGCGCGTTCGGCTGGCAGAGCGTGGCCGCGCTGGGCCGGCTCGAGCTGGCCACCGTGCCGAACACGCTGCCGGCCGCCGAGAAGACCCGGATCCGCGCCTCGGTGACCGCCGCCGCGGACCGCTACCTGGCCGCGCTCGCCGACCAGGCGTACGGGCTGCCGCTGCCCGGCACCGCCGACGCGTACGTCTGGGGCAGCAACAGCAACGTGGTGAACAACGCGATCGTGCTGGCCACCGCGTTCGACCTGAGCCGGGACGCGAAGTACCGGGACGGCGCGGTGCAGAGCGCCGACTACCTGTTCGGCCGCAACGCGCTGAACATGTCCTACGTGACCGGATGGGGTGAGCAGAACGCCCACAACCAGCACAGCCGGATCTTCGCCAACCAGTTGAACCCGGACCTGCCGAACCCGCCGGCCGGCTCGCTCGCCGGCGGCCCGAACGCCGCCCTCCAGGACCCGTACGCGGCGAACCTGCTCGCCGGGTGCGCGCCGATGTTCTGCTACGTCGACGACATCAACTCGTACGCGACCAACGAGGTGGCGATCAACTGGAACTCGGCGCTGGCCTGGCTCGCGTCGTTCCTGGCGGACCAGGGTGACGCCTCGGCCGTGCCGGCGCCCACCTGCGCGGTCACCTACAGCACCCACGGCAGCTGGCCGTCCGGCTTCACCACCCAGGTGACGGTGCGCAACACCGGCACGACGGCGGTGAACGGGTGGACGCTGCGGTGGGCCTTCACCGGCGGCCAGAAGGTCAGCCACGCCTGGTCGGCGGAGGTCGCCCAGACCGGCGCCACGGTCACCGCGAAGAACCTGTCGTGGAACGGGAAGCTCGCGCCCGGGGCGTCCACCACGTTCGGCCTGAACGGCACGGGTTCCGCGACCCCCAACCCCGACCCCACCCTGGTCACCCTGAACGGCAGGGCCTGCACCGTCTCCTGA
- a CDS encoding DMT family transporter has translation MAYLLLALAITAEVVGTSLLKASDGFTRLWPTVGLVACYLAAFGLLALVVRDVPVGVAYAIWSGLGTAAIMAVGAAFLGEPLSVTKVVGAGLVIAGVVVLNLGGAH, from the coding sequence ATGGCGTATCTGCTCCTGGCGCTGGCGATCACGGCCGAGGTGGTCGGCACCAGCCTGCTCAAGGCGAGCGACGGGTTCACCCGACTCTGGCCCACGGTCGGCCTGGTGGCCTGCTACCTGGCCGCGTTCGGGCTGCTCGCCCTCGTGGTCCGGGACGTCCCGGTCGGCGTGGCGTACGCGATCTGGTCCGGGCTGGGCACCGCCGCGATCATGGCGGTCGGGGCGGCGTTCCTGGGCGAGCCGCTCAGCGTGACGAAGGTGGTCGGGGCCGGTCTGGTCATCGCCGGCGTGGTGGTGCTCAACCTCGGCGGCGCGCACTAG